The following nucleotide sequence is from Trifolium pratense cultivar HEN17-A07 linkage group LG2, ARS_RC_1.1, whole genome shotgun sequence.
TCTTGATTTTATAAGTTGAGGTAATATGGAACCTAAGATCAAATTAGACCCAGTCAAATTTGCTTACATTATAATCATCAAATATCAAGACAATGTCACAAACATTTGCTATATTATTGTTAAACCAAAACAGAGCTAGCCATTGAAGAAAAACAGAGCCATGGACAGAGAACAAGAAGAAATGCAATTTCTAGGACTCTTTGAAATCTACAAAGAATCCTACAAGATCATAATTTCATGGAGAAAAATCTTCAGCCAAATCACCTTAACTCTAATCCTTCCTCTCACTTTCATCTTCCTTATCCACATAGAAATCTCCAACATCCTCTTCAGAAGAATCATGATCAACACACAAGAAATATTCGAAACACAACAAGGCACACAACAATACCAAAAACTTTCTGACATAATCACTTCTGAATGGACCACTTTCTTACTCTTTAAACTTGTTTACTACACTTTTCTTCTAATCTTCTCTTTCCTTTCAACTTCTGCAGTGGTTTACACCATAGCATCTATATATACTTCAAGAGAGGTGAATTTCAAAAGTGTCATGAGTGTTGTTCCAAAGGTTTGGAAGAAACTTATGGTCACTTtcttatgcatttttttagctttttttctttataatattatggcaatcttagttttcattattTGGGCACTTTTCATTTCATATAAAACTGGTGGAATTGCTACAATAGTAATCATAGGAATCTTATACTTTGTTGGGATTTTATATCTTACAATAGTTTGGCAATTAGCAAGTGTTGTGACAGTTTTAGAAGATTCTTATGGAGTTAAAGCTATGATGAAGAGTAATGAACTGATCAAGGGTAAAATGGGTATATCAATGCTCATTTTTTTGAAGCTTAATGTTTCATTTTTTGGTatacaatttttgtttacaAATTTTGTTGTGAAAGGTTGGAGGTTGAGTTTGGTGGACAAAACAGCTTATGGAATActatgttttttgttgttgtcacatttgtttttgtttggacTTGTTATCCAAACGgttctttattttgtttgtaaATCTTATCATCATCAGAGTATTGATAAGTCTACTTTGTCTGATCATCTTGAAGTTTATCATGGAGAGTATGAACCTTTGAAGGATAAAGATGTTCAGATGGAGAATTACCATGTTTGATGTAGgttgattaaattaaacttgaatattgtTATGTAAAATTGAATAATTCAAGCATATGTATAAGTAGTAGTGAATTATGAGGATTATTATCTGCAGCTACATGTGGCTTTCTTTGtgatagatgatgatgatgatgaattctTGAAGTTTTAGTTCATGTTGACTTTTCTATACTTGTTAATTTTGGTAATTGGTCGATGTTAATAagagaattttaaaataaacatatatgaGAATATAGATTGAATATGTTATCCaccattttattttacaattttggaaaacaatatcatttttaaattttttttgaaaatatcaaaatattgttATCATTATTTCAGAGTATTTTTCAAGTTTGTCTCAGACATCCAACCTATTCATTATCTTAATAGTcgaatttctaaccactaaaccagctgataatatatatatatatatatatatatatatatatataatttttgtcaGATAGCCTATAGCCTAAGTTATTGAttattcattctttctttccCATCCAATTCCATGCCACAACTGAAGTCTTCCCTCTTGGAGACATCGTCAATTAGTGAGGTTCATGGAAAACTTCAAAGACGGCATTACTAGTATTCTACAAATATATGCATCTAAAATTTCTATTTGGTCTTAACTTTCTGAATGGGACCAGTCAAACTAATATTTCCACATTTGACTTTTAGCAAAAAGATTTTTACACCTTAatgttttgggttaaagtgtggtgtccaactcacttgtaagGTTGTTCTTGAACCCAATATGGATGATCCtccggctgccccctcgtgatgacccaacaacgttgctgttgttgttcttgttttcTGCTGCGTGTTGTTATTGttctttttcaatttcaatgatGTTGTTATTGTTCTTGTTTTCTATTGATGTTGTTTGTGTTTAAcatgaaaaattgttttattttctaattgCATCCTATTATATATGAGATCAcctattatataattatattaacaaattttttaaaaaaatttcttttaaaaaagttaataaatatattatgtggaattatttttctatgtggcacgaatttttttaatagaaaatgaatgaaaagccACATAAGCATGTCACGTAATCAATTTAGTCCATTCAACATCCATGTTGTCGACCCAGGGGGTAAACGATgaaatcttcatattgcaggggggcaatcacaaatatatttttgcagGGGTAAAGCAAAATTCACCTATATtacagggggtaaaaccctatttaccctattATAAATGTGAGTGATTaagtttcactttttttttttttggtcaagtagcctgatggctagaaaatccaccttaaaggtgaataagtggagtgtcccggattcgaacccgggctcctgcacatatagtgtgatgtccctaccaactgagctaagtgcACAAGGACAAAGTTTCACtttaattatcaataaaaaGAAGGATAGTTCAGAagttattgattattgattcaTTCTTTCCCTTCCAATTACAGGCTAATGACAGTCTGTCATTACATGTTTTGAGTAgcaattttatagtattttaataagtttttaggTATAATTACATGGTTTAGAGATATTCTAGCAAGAGTTGATACATCACAAAGAATTTGAAGAGAAATTACAAAACGGGCAAAATTCTGGAAAAATACACCACAACTCATCAACATCATGGCACGATTATTAGCTACCAAGAATTGAAGATTTTGTGAAGAATTATGGGGCGATTGATCACATAATCAGCTGTTGCCAAATAGAAGAGttgcaaataatatttgattttatattttatattatttagcaTGCCTTAAATATATGGCATGTAGTACAATGTTAGCCcaagaaaagaacaaaaacgGTTTGCTGGCccaaaaagaaagtaaaattgtGATTGGCTTATGTGGCTAAAAGAAAACATTAGGTTTCATGGATAATATATATAAGGCATCACGCACAGCAGCAGGAGGAGAACGCAGACTTTTGGAAAGAGAGTGGAGATCAAGCAAACAACATCACGCCGAAACCACCGAGAGAACTGCACTTCATATTCATATGGTTTATTTCATATTTCctatgattattaattttattatgagTAGCTAATTTCATATGATTATGAATTATAGATGATTTTCTTTGAAACTATCTGAaccatgtaactacgtgttctagtttattcaatggaaacttataattattcagttaattttgtgtttattgcttttcgttaattgatcactttcgaattgattttaagttataaatcactattgaccctagggtttatgctggaactagattaattgtttgCCAATCGTAATTGCTTTAGGAATAAAGAATTAGTTGGTATGATTAAGAATTTAACGTTCATTcatgcttttgataatattagtctcacctaaggaattagggtgcTATATTAGATAAACGGGATCgatgagccaaggaattggacttggtctattttgttaaattatcgtaattataagaattttattgttgagggctagaacctagagtaccagATAGGGACAAAGAGAGGATTCAAAATAATTCCTAATCGTCTTTCTCTCATAAAAGTTCACATTTCAACTTTcttgcaattttaattattgtcattgttactacaaatcaatctgaaaacccccctttgcaatttatttattaatcttaaatttattgaattgtTTCGTTGAAATAAGAataatccctgtggatacgaatcttataaattttattacttaacgacgaatttagttcacttgctaaaattgtcatcaCAGGCCACAACTGAAGTCTTCCCTCTCGGAGACATCGAGGTCAATTCACCTGGTTCATGGAAACTTCAAAGATGGCATTACTAGTATTCTACAAATAGGGAGTGATTATGGTGCATAAATTTTTTCCTTATGTATCATgtataaataatgaaaattgtttaACGCACCACCCAGATTGCTTAGCGCACCACCCagattgcttagcgcaccccatATTTTCTCGAACGCCCCCAAGTTTTCCTAGCGCGCCCCGTAGTTTTTTTTACCTCCCcaagatttctagcgcgcccccaattttttttcctcaccCAGATTTCTAGCACgcccccagttttttttttctcccccaaacttctagcgcgccccccaatttttttttcctcccccagATTTCTATCGCGCCCCTCAGTTTTTTTTCTCCCCCAGATTTCTAGCACGCCCCacatttccaattaaataattacttttattCCTTTGAAGTACATACTATAAGAAcccattttaaattaattgtgttggatgattatatagtcatattttaatttgaaattacaTAAAACATGTACTGTAATTATATGGTTTAATTTAtcacaattaacataaaaactattaagtacatctaatgattttagagtacaaccctctgaaaccattcaacagcaaaatggttttggcatgatTAAATACATCTAATAGTTTTGAAGTAtatatctctgaaaccattccacagcaaaatgattttgaagtacagatctctgaaaccattccacaacaaaatggttttggcgttattttagtttaaaactaactactaaaagtctaaaacatttaaccatacataatactctgaaaattatccctaatcaataaactaaaattcaattaatcaaaattaataaaaaaaaaatgggggCGCGCTAAACAATCTGAAGGACGCGCTAAACAATCAGAGGGGCGCGTTAAACAATCTAAGATATTTATGCacgcttatgcaccataactttTCTCCTACAAATATATGCTTCTAAAAATTCTCTTTGGTCTTAACTTTCTAAATGGGACCGGTCAATCAAATATTTCCACATTTGACTTTAGCACAAAGATAAGAAACACAACATCCAAAACCAATAGATAAGGTAAACACAATATACGAGCAACATAAAAAAGATGTCACAAAATTAGGCCGCAAAGGGATTTCACTGTATTGGATCAACACATTGGACATCATCAAAATTGCATTCAAAACTTTAAAACATTAAGTTAATAAATCATCtcatttataaaatgttcaaccaCAACTCTTCCAACTAATATGAGACTTAACTCATTTGACACGTATCTACAAAAATGTTTATTGTAATATCTCATTAAGTACTATACTTTAAATATTGAGGTTCGGAGCCAAGTTTGTGGTTTGGAAAAAAATTACGTTAATACAAAACATCATTGGGATCATCTAATGTAAATCCGTGTTGGAAGGAAGTTTTGGGTAGCCGGAgaaagtgttaaaatatttgGGAGAGGATAGGAAATTTTTGGGAAAGAAACTTATATTATTGAGTGTTTATAATTTTGGCTTAATTCAAACTCAAGATCAACTTTATTTATACTAGTAACATTCTTAAATCAACTATTAGGATTTTGCCACCACAAATATAACCTTATCTTCTAGAAAGTTCCGTTTCATGGATCTCTCTAGAATAAGCTTCTAGAAGTTGGACCTACTacaaacccaaaatcaattttcaatATGAGTTTTACTTAACTAGCGGACGTTATAATTttcaaaatctcatttttataacatccgctacttaagtagcggaagggtaaaaAGAGAAATTCGTAGGACGCGTAAATAAACAGTAGGGTggcaaaaataaatctttttaaatattcaacaatccaATGTAATGATAAATcttactatttttaataaattttaatttgataaaaaattgttacatgTACACAGCAGaggtgaataatttttataggtTTACATAcaatgtttattaatttttggatCTATCAAAATTACCTACATCGACGATATACTcaatacatatttaaataagatgAGTACCAGAGTGTTGACATTTTTGTAATTATAAAAAGCTAGTgttttgtgattaaaattatatttgtcactacctataataatattatctgCAGAAACAAAACATCCATTGATTTAATCTAAGTTCAACTGCCGGCCAGTTTCATGAAATTTTTGGCTACATGCGAATGTTCCAAATTGGTTTATTGTTATAAATCATATTTCATGTAGGAAGTTATTAGACCAAGTTACCTCAATTCTCATCGTTCCTCTCACATTCAGCTTCCTTATTCAAATCGAACTAAGCAATGACCAAATCCAAAATAATTTCCACCACTTAAATCAAATGACACAAACACACACCCTAACAGACCCCAAAAACAAAAGCTCATTGAAATCATTTCCAAAAATGGGCCATTTTCTTGCTCATCAAAATGGCTTACTTCATTTTGATCCTCTTCTTCTACCTCTTCTCCTCCTCGGCGGTTGCTTACATCGTTGCTTCCTTCTATACCGGCGCTAAAGAGATAACCTTCAACAAGGTCATGAGTGTTGTCACAAACCTTTGGAAAAAACTTATGGGCACTTTTCTATGCACACTAATGTTGTTTTCGCTTACAACATTATAGCAACAATGTTTGTAATCATGTCCGCGCTTATGTTTGGAGTACAAAATGTTGGAGGAATTTCTATATACCTCACTGTGGTTTTACAATTGGCAAATGTTGTAACCGTGTTAGAAGATTCGTATGGATTCGAAGCCATGATGAAGAGTAAGGAATAGATAAAAGGGAAACTTGGTTTGTCCATAATCCTAACTTTGaagttcaattttttcttcttggtGATACAGTTTTTGTTTGGAATGTTGGTGGGAAATGGAAGGACGGTGTTTGAACTGAGCTTGATGAAGATAACAGCAATCCGGATTGTATGTTTCTTGTTATTGTGCCATTTGTTCTTGTTGATTCATGTTATCCAAACTACATGCTCTATTTTGTTTGCAAATCCTATCACCATCAGAATATTGAGATGTCCTTTCCTTCATTGGAATACCTGAAAGTGCATCAAGGAGAGTATGAGCCATAATTAGAAACATGTGTATCATTATGTTGTTGATAGATATAAAAGCAGAGATAATAATAAACTAAGATGCTGTGAATTTGAAAACGTATGTACTCTATATATAGATtgtgttaataaaaaaaactttgaagtCTATTATGTGTGtcatttgattttttgtgtatatttttttaggcGTAAATCAGCTAGGATCTAAATGAGTAGCAAATTTTCTGTAGGACTTTTAATGTTGCCGCATATTCAAAGCAGATATTTAATTCAGAATCTTAGTTAAGTTATAAGAAATCTGCATCATCTCATTAAGCATTCTTGGGTGATTTGTTTTGTGTATTTATGAAATATGTGTAActgtaaaagataaaaaaataagaaagatgCATATAtctttttaatcaaacaaacttaatattttattattattcaataaaatagCAATACTAGGAAGAACAAACTCAAAAACACGGTGATTAGTGAGCAACTATATTATCTTATCTCCTAAAAAATTTAACCTCAAAGTTAGATAACAAAGTTAAACTACCTCCAATACAAGCAGCAAAAGAACTACATTCTCAAACTCAatattatttgataatatagAGTTAACTGGATCGCATCCAGCAATGCCAAGCCTTCTCCATCCAAGGTGTGACATGTAAATTATAGTAGTGAGATTGAGCATGCCCGATAGAAGAGTACAAGACAAacgtttattaaataaattttattttgtacgatataatggataaaaaaattattttattattttaaacgaCTTTTGTAGATGGTCAAAAATTATCACGttgtttagtgagggacaaaaaccAGTCCTGACCTATAGTTTGTTCagtttcaaaaattattttaaaatcaatttaaaaaaaaaatttaaaatcaaacatattaATTTGTCATATTCAATCTCTTATGACTcatttggtgcgcaggataggatagaGACAGGATATAATAAGGAGCTGGATAATGATAGATTATGATAGTAACATGATAAcacttatcctatcatgtgtttgatgtacacatgataaaaaaatggataaCAATATCTTATTCCTatgtttgcatttttttttagatgCAAAAAATATTACTCTATTATTTAGCACTAGATAAAGCACAAGAAGACATTGTCCCTGCAAAAACAGATTTTGTTTTTCTCCAACCAACACATTAATCAACGGTGAGATGAatgaaaattgataaaaaaccaacgaaataaaaattgatcaaaaagCATATaataagagaaagaaaaattgaaaaccaacGAAATTCAGCAAAAACCAATAGAAGAAGTCTGTAGTAAAGAAATCGATACATGAAAATTGAAGCAAAGGGAGAGGAATgaaaaaattggggaaaaaaaattgggataaAAAATAATCTGACCGGAGAAGGGGAAGAGAGAGAGGGGCAGAAATGGCGTGAATATTTTGAGTAATCTTATCAGGTTGCTAACCCACGAAAAATTaaggataaaaataacaaagagttGACATGATAGGattaaaaataagattaatttattttttcctattGGTCCACCAAAAACATCAAATTTAATTAGGATACGACAGTactatcctatcctgtctcattctcctgtgcaccaaacggtgGTTTTGGTAGATCAAACGCAACTTTATTGTAACTGTTACAACGaaatctaaaaataattttgcaaatatatagtattttttttttttgaactgtTGCAAATATTTTGTAGTGATGAGGAAAAGTTCGCAAAATGAAGACGCAATTCCACCGAACcctttaaaagttaaaaatgtgTCTTTGTTGTGATGTTTTAGCGTGTAGTACACCCTAACTTGTTACTTATATTCGTGTTTTCCTCATTCTATAAGATAAGAGTGTTTCGTAATTATTTGTCACTACCTATAAGATTATTATCAGCagatacaaaatatatattgatttaATCTAAGCTCAATTGCCGGCCGGTTTCATGAAATTGTGGATATGTGAATGTCtcaaattagtttattttttataatcatatttCATATCGACTTTTCGGGAAAGGATTTCTTGTAGTTATTGCAGGACACAATAATCAAT
It contains:
- the LOC123909358 gene encoding uncharacterized protein LOC123909358 encodes the protein MDREQEEMQFLGLFEIYKESYKIIISWRKIFSQITLTLILPLTFIFLIHIEISNILFRRIMINTQEIFETQQGTQQYQKLSDIITSEWTTFLLFKLVYYTFLLIFSFLSTSAVVYTIASIYTSREVNFKSVMSVVPKVWKKLMVTFLCIFLAFFLYNIMAILVFIIWALFISYKTGGIATIVIIGILYFVGILYLTIVWQLASVVTVLEDSYGVKAMMKSNELIKGKMGISMLIFLKLNVSFFGIQFLFTNFVVKGWRLSLVDKTAYGILCFLLLSHLFLFGLVIQTVLYFVCKSYHHQSIDKSTLSDHLEVYHGEYEPLKDKDVQMENYHV